The Apibacter raozihei genome contains a region encoding:
- the crcB gene encoding fluoride efflux transporter CrcB, with translation MIKNILVVGTGGAMGTILRYLISVYTSKHYSGDFPIATFFINITGCMLIGLFVGLAERNQLMNGEMRLFLITGFCGGYTTFSTFSLENQQLMQQGNQFILYAYLLSSIIVGIAAVYIGGYLSRI, from the coding sequence ATGATTAAAAACATTTTGGTAGTTGGTACTGGTGGAGCTATGGGAACCATTTTACGATACCTTATCAGTGTGTATACTTCTAAACATTATAGTGGAGATTTTCCCATTGCTACTTTTTTTATTAATATAACAGGATGTATGTTAATCGGATTGTTTGTGGGACTTGCTGAAAGAAATCAGCTTATGAATGGTGAAATGAGACTTTTTCTTATTACCGGTTTCTGTGGAGGATATACAACATTTTCTACATTTTCATTAGAAAATCAACAATTGATGCAACAAGGTAATCAGTTTATTTTGTATGCATACCTACTTTCAAGCATAATTGTAGGGATTGCAGCAGTATATATTGGAGGATATTTATCCCGAATCTAA
- a CDS encoding Rne/Rng family ribonuclease, whose amino-acid sequence MSKELVVSYEEGKVKIVILEGGRIQELHEDEVGSNFTVGDIILGKVKKLAPSLNACFVNIGYPKDAFLHYHDLGPQVKSSLKYIKGVSAGKINTPKLTSFSFEEDINKDGLIQNVLAPNQEILVQITKEPISTKGPRISSEISLAGRYLVLIPFASKTSISRNISTSEEKDRLRKVGDQIRPSGFGLIIRTVAEGKTAEELQSDLRYLLNKWNSVCYRNIKKGKPPVKILGELDKASSILRDNFNEDFISITCDDENLAQEMQDYLSVIAPEKSKLVKYYDSHIPIFEYYNIDKQIKQLFGKHVNIHQSKGAYLIIEHTEAMHVIDVNSGNVTANQKTQEDAALHVNKLAAAEIARQLRLRDIGGIIVIDFIDLISSQHKKELYEYLKEVMKDDKAKHKILPPSKFGLIQVTRQRVRPQKQLNTTEDNPNPNGKIESPIVLIDRIQENISNIITSQKGRIYLHVHPFVAAYLTKGLKSIRNEWFFKYKRWIKIIPRDSFKYLEFQILNDKKEVLHKYSN is encoded by the coding sequence ATGAGTAAGGAATTAGTAGTATCATACGAAGAAGGAAAAGTAAAAATTGTCATTTTAGAAGGAGGAAGGATTCAGGAATTACATGAAGATGAAGTAGGAAGCAATTTTACAGTAGGAGACATTATATTGGGGAAAGTTAAAAAATTAGCTCCCAGTCTTAATGCCTGCTTTGTTAATATAGGTTATCCTAAAGACGCATTTCTACATTATCATGATTTAGGGCCTCAGGTGAAATCTTCATTAAAGTATATTAAAGGAGTTTCTGCCGGAAAAATTAATACTCCGAAGCTTACTTCTTTTTCTTTTGAGGAAGATATTAATAAAGATGGACTAATACAAAACGTATTAGCTCCCAATCAGGAAATTTTGGTTCAAATTACTAAGGAACCTATATCCACTAAAGGACCACGTATTTCTTCCGAAATTTCGTTAGCAGGAAGATATTTGGTATTAATACCTTTTGCTTCTAAAACTTCTATATCCAGAAACATTTCTACCTCTGAAGAGAAAGACCGTTTAAGAAAAGTAGGAGATCAAATCAGACCTTCAGGTTTTGGCCTTATTATCCGAACTGTAGCGGAGGGAAAAACAGCAGAAGAATTACAGTCCGATCTTCGTTATCTGTTAAATAAATGGAACTCTGTATGTTATAGGAATATTAAAAAAGGAAAACCACCGGTTAAGATTCTTGGAGAACTAGATAAAGCTTCTTCTATTCTCAGGGATAATTTCAATGAAGATTTCATTAGTATTACCTGTGATGATGAAAACCTTGCACAGGAAATGCAGGATTATTTAAGTGTAATAGCTCCTGAAAAATCTAAACTTGTCAAATATTACGATTCTCATATTCCCATATTTGAATATTATAATATTGATAAGCAGATAAAGCAACTATTTGGAAAACATGTAAATATTCATCAGTCTAAAGGTGCATATCTCATTATTGAGCATACAGAAGCAATGCATGTTATTGATGTAAATTCCGGAAACGTTACAGCTAATCAGAAAACGCAGGAAGATGCAGCTCTACATGTAAATAAGCTTGCAGCTGCTGAAATAGCAAGACAATTAAGATTGCGTGATATTGGAGGAATAATTGTTATAGACTTTATAGATCTGATTTCATCACAACATAAAAAAGAACTTTATGAGTATCTGAAAGAAGTGATGAAAGATGATAAAGCTAAACACAAAATATTGCCACCAAGCAAATTTGGTTTAATACAGGTTACCCGCCAAAGAGTACGTCCGCAAAAACAACTAAATACTACTGAAGATAACCCCAATCCTAATGGAAAGATAGAATCACCAATAGTACTGATAGACAGGATTCAGGAGAATATTAGTAATATTATTACTAGCCAGAAAGGAAGAATCTATCTTCATGTTCATCCCTTTGTAGCCGCTTATCTTACTAAAGGACTAAAAAGCATAAGAAACGAATGGTTTTTTAAATATAAACGTTGGATTAAAATTATTCCTCGCGATAGTTTTAAATATTTGGAATTTCAAATTCTGAATGATAAAAAAGAAGTATTGCATAAATACTCAAATTAA
- a CDS encoding HU family DNA-binding protein, translating to MTKADIVNSISNKLGLEKAETQKVVEVFMDEVKTAMTKGDNVYLRGFGTFLIKKRAAKTGRNISKNTTIKIPAHNVPAFKPAKSFVENVKSNVKVK from the coding sequence ATGACAAAAGCGGATATCGTAAACTCGATTTCAAATAAACTTGGGCTTGAAAAAGCTGAGACCCAGAAGGTCGTTGAAGTATTTATGGATGAGGTTAAAACTGCCATGACTAAAGGTGATAATGTTTATTTAAGAGGTTTCGGAACATTCTTAATTAAAAAGAGAGCAGCTAAAACGGGACGAAATATATCTAAAAATACCACAATTAAAATTCCGGCTCATAACGTACCTGCTTTTAAACCGGCTAAATCTTTTGTAGAAAACGTAAAATCTAACGTAAAGGTTAAATAA
- the mutY gene encoding A/G-specific adenine glycosylase: MNFIKLLENWYKINKRDLPWRETLDPYNIWISEIIFQQTRINQGYNYYLNFISKFPTLDNLAKATEDEVLQSWQGLGYYSRAHNLHFSAKYICSELRGRFPSTFADILTLKGVGKYTAAAIASISFHEKVPAIDGNAFRVYSRLFNCNKDISKASTFTYFFNLMTPLMPENPGDFNQAIMDLGSLICTPTNPSCPKCPVQTECLAHKNNTQSTLPVKTSTLKIKDESIHYAYFNCAGKFLLKKRDNKSIWKGLYEFPLFIDEYKKEYEIINTEKLHHKLSHRNLSISISEFSIKEKALYDIANKIQAIVLTKKELKSYAMPKPLEIFLQYN; encoded by the coding sequence GTGAATTTTATTAAACTCTTAGAAAACTGGTACAAAATAAATAAACGTGATTTACCCTGGAGGGAAACATTGGATCCTTATAATATATGGATTTCAGAAATAATTTTTCAACAGACCCGTATAAATCAGGGATATAACTACTACCTGAACTTTATAAGCAAATTTCCTACTCTTGATAATCTTGCAAAAGCTACAGAGGATGAGGTTTTGCAGTCCTGGCAAGGTTTAGGTTATTATTCCCGTGCCCATAATCTTCACTTTTCAGCGAAATACATTTGTTCGGAATTGAGAGGTAGATTCCCTTCTACTTTTGCTGATATTCTTACTCTTAAAGGTGTAGGAAAATATACGGCTGCAGCTATTGCTTCAATTTCTTTTCATGAAAAAGTTCCTGCCATTGACGGAAATGCATTTCGTGTATATTCCAGATTATTTAATTGTAATAAAGATATAAGTAAAGCATCCACTTTTACTTATTTTTTTAATTTAATGACTCCTTTAATGCCTGAGAACCCAGGAGATTTTAATCAGGCTATCATGGATCTGGGCTCCTTAATTTGTACCCCTACGAATCCCTCTTGTCCGAAATGTCCCGTCCAAACGGAATGTTTAGCACATAAAAATAACACCCAATCTACACTTCCGGTAAAAACTTCAACCTTAAAAATTAAAGACGAATCTATTCATTATGCTTACTTTAACTGTGCTGGGAAATTTTTACTAAAAAAAAGAGATAATAAATCTATATGGAAAGGATTGTATGAATTTCCTCTGTTTATAGATGAGTATAAAAAGGAATACGAAATTATTAACACAGAGAAACTTCATCATAAACTTAGTCACAGGAACTTATCCATATCCATATCCGAATTTAGCATAAAAGAAAAGGCTCTTTATGATATTGCAAATAAAATTCAAGCAATAGTTTTAACTAAAAAAGAATTAAAAAGTTATGCTATGCCAAAGCCTCTGGAAATTTTTTTACAATATAATTAA
- a CDS encoding single-stranded DNA-binding protein — translation MSTSVNKVILVGNLGTDVKSHRFSDGNVVVNFPVATSESYMNKETGEKVDVTDWHNITARNKLAELCEKFLKKGSKVYIEGKLKTRKFEDNGITKHITEVIADNILFLSNLLGKQSEGENEEDNHSEF, via the coding sequence ATGAGTACATCTGTTAATAAGGTCATTTTAGTAGGTAACTTAGGTACTGACGTTAAATCGCATAGATTTAGTGATGGTAATGTAGTTGTAAATTTTCCGGTTGCCACTTCTGAAAGCTACATGAACAAAGAAACCGGAGAAAAAGTAGATGTTACTGACTGGCACAATATAACAGCTCGAAATAAGTTGGCAGAACTTTGTGAAAAATTTCTAAAAAAAGGAAGTAAAGTGTATATTGAAGGTAAACTGAAAACCAGGAAGTTTGAAGATAACGGTATAACTAAACATATTACTGAAGTTATTGCTGATAATATTTTATTCTTATCTAACCTTCTGGGCAAACAATCTGAAGGTGAAAACGAAGAAGACAATCATTCTGAATTTTAA
- the gldE gene encoding gliding motility-associated protein GldE produces the protein MDDPEPTSLLLTIFPQIPAQLYIITGILFLLLFLIFISAGSEIAFLSLSQKELEKYKAEFSAQVDAILKIKNNPQKLLFTLLIFNTLIYVGILFSYTQISQVLISVFHYSQSVKITTDLIILTFLIVLFGELVPKFYARRNAFAYSCKFIGFINTISFILSPVTLLFIKASKIPNKFIKNDNLIGVDNLTKALEIASEDKNTSIAEQKILEGIVNFGTIETRQVMTPRVDVFSLQKDLKFTEVVEQVSQNGYSRIPVYNKDIDDIIGILYAKDLIQYLNTENLEWNNLLKKPYFIPENKKIDDLLSDFKNRKMHLAVVVDEYGGTSGIVSLEDVIEEIVGEINDEFDDESIVYSQIDLNIYVFEGKTSVIDFCKVMDIDEKIFDEVIGDADTLAGLVLEIAEEFPKKLKRIYFKNFIFQVESLDRKRLKQIKITRLDNLVKSDA, from the coding sequence ATGGATGACCCTGAGCCCACGAGTTTATTGTTAACCATTTTCCCACAAATTCCTGCTCAATTATATATAATTACGGGAATCTTATTTTTATTGCTTTTTTTAATTTTTATATCCGCAGGATCTGAAATTGCTTTTCTATCTTTGTCTCAAAAAGAACTTGAAAAATACAAGGCAGAATTTTCAGCTCAAGTAGATGCTATACTTAAAATCAAAAACAATCCACAAAAACTCTTATTTACATTATTAATATTTAACACGCTGATATATGTAGGAATATTATTTTCTTACACTCAAATCAGCCAGGTACTGATATCTGTTTTTCATTACTCGCAATCAGTAAAAATCACTACGGATCTTATTATTCTTACTTTTTTAATTGTATTATTTGGCGAGCTTGTACCTAAGTTTTATGCAAGAAGGAATGCTTTTGCCTATAGTTGTAAATTTATTGGTTTTATAAACACTATAAGTTTTATTCTAAGTCCTGTCACTTTATTATTTATTAAAGCTTCAAAAATTCCCAACAAATTTATAAAAAATGACAATCTTATAGGAGTTGATAACCTTACTAAAGCATTGGAAATAGCTTCGGAGGATAAGAACACTTCTATAGCTGAACAGAAAATTCTTGAAGGAATTGTAAATTTCGGTACTATTGAAACACGGCAGGTAATGACTCCGCGAGTAGATGTTTTTTCTTTGCAAAAGGATTTAAAATTTACAGAAGTGGTGGAACAGGTATCTCAAAACGGTTATTCAAGAATTCCCGTATATAATAAAGATATTGATGATATCATAGGAATTCTTTATGCAAAGGATTTAATTCAGTATCTTAACACAGAAAATTTAGAATGGAACAACCTTTTGAAAAAGCCATATTTTATACCTGAAAATAAAAAAATCGATGATTTACTTTCCGATTTTAAAAATCGTAAAATGCATTTAGCTGTTGTTGTTGATGAATACGGTGGGACTTCAGGTATTGTTAGCCTTGAAGATGTTATAGAGGAAATAGTAGGAGAAATAAATGATGAATTTGATGATGAAAGCATTGTTTACTCTCAAATAGATTTAAATATTTATGTTTTTGAAGGAAAAACATCAGTTATAGATTTTTGTAAAGTGATGGATATCGATGAAAAAATTTTCGATGAAGTAATTGGTGATGCTGATACATTGGCTGGTCTTGTTTTAGAAATTGCAGAAGAATTTCCTAAAAAATTAAAACGTATTTATTTTAAAAATTTTATTTTTCAGGTTGAATCTTTAGATAGAAAAAGACTGAAACAAATTAAAATAACCCGATTAGATAATCTTGTGAAAAGTGATGCTTAG
- the gldD gene encoding gliding motility lipoprotein GldD yields the protein MLSNNNRKYYIPFFLFFIFFYGCKKEEYIPKPEGQVRLEYPTPNYQLFSPENCPFEFEYSTLAKIQDRNKNCWYNINYPKMKGTVYLTYSPVTHNIYDLIKEAQKLVNEHKIKANSVKVKSFMYPEKKVYGNIYRLGGETASNIQFYVTDSTRNFLSGNVYFKVQPKPDSLQPAIEYIEKDVIRMIETTTWK from the coding sequence ATGCTTAGCAATAATAACAGAAAATATTACATACCATTCTTTCTTTTTTTCATCTTCTTTTATGGATGTAAAAAAGAAGAGTATATTCCTAAACCGGAAGGACAGGTAAGATTGGAGTACCCTACTCCCAACTATCAGCTATTCAGCCCGGAAAATTGCCCCTTTGAATTTGAGTATTCAACGTTAGCTAAAATTCAGGACAGAAATAAAAATTGCTGGTATAATATTAATTATCCGAAAATGAAAGGTACCGTATATTTAACTTATTCGCCGGTAACCCATAATATATATGATTTAATAAAAGAAGCTCAAAAGCTTGTTAACGAACATAAAATAAAGGCTAATTCTGTTAAAGTAAAGTCTTTTATGTATCCGGAAAAGAAAGTTTACGGAAATATTTACAGACTCGGGGGAGAAACTGCCTCTAACATACAATTTTATGTAACTGATAGTACCCGGAATTTTCTTTCCGGAAATGTTTACTTTAAAGTTCAGCCCAAACCGGACTCTTTGCAGCCCGCTATAGAATACATTGAAAAAGACGTAATACGAATGATAGAAACCACTACCTGGAAATAA
- a CDS encoding hemolysin family protein — protein sequence MEIIILLLLTLINGFFAVSEIALVSVKKQKLENKAKKGNKKAQTVLKLLENPEDFLSSIQVGITLIGIVSGAYGGATLVKYLEPVFNSFSFTAGYSFQLAYFVVIAAITYISIVFGELIPKTFGLKQPEKIALIVAPIIKVFSILVYPFVKILSFSTFIFNKTFKISEGEGEKISEDELIYMLKTASLQGVLEKEESELHQNVFVFSEQKAKSLMTHRKKVEWINLQDPADVIEEQMKNSNFTKFPACDGNLDEANGYIAIKDFYENFNSPDFNIHSIVKKPIFIPENMHSVDILQEFRKNKQHIGFVVDEYGSFQGIITIQDMIEGIIGDMPESEEEDDEIVQRTDGSFLINGNTSIRDLNSYFDETIIEINDDEYVTLAGFIIYQMEYIPEIAEKLDYNDFSFEIVDKDANRIDKVLMTRIEDKPIPEE from the coding sequence ATGGAAATAATAATACTTTTACTTTTAACACTGATTAACGGATTTTTTGCAGTCTCGGAAATTGCATTGGTGTCCGTAAAAAAACAAAAATTAGAAAATAAAGCCAAAAAGGGAAATAAGAAAGCACAAACAGTTCTAAAACTCTTGGAGAATCCTGAGGATTTTTTATCTTCTATACAAGTGGGAATAACACTTATAGGAATTGTATCCGGTGCCTATGGTGGAGCTACTTTGGTAAAATATCTGGAACCTGTATTTAACTCATTTTCCTTTACAGCAGGATACTCATTTCAGCTGGCCTATTTTGTAGTTATTGCTGCAATTACCTATATATCAATAGTTTTTGGTGAGTTAATCCCAAAAACTTTCGGACTAAAACAACCTGAAAAAATTGCACTTATTGTAGCTCCTATTATTAAAGTTTTTTCAATTTTAGTATACCCGTTTGTTAAAATTTTATCTTTTTCGACCTTCATTTTTAATAAAACATTTAAAATTTCTGAAGGCGAAGGTGAAAAAATATCTGAGGATGAGCTTATTTACATGCTTAAAACTGCTAGTTTACAGGGAGTTTTAGAAAAGGAAGAAAGTGAACTTCATCAGAATGTATTTGTTTTTTCTGAACAAAAAGCGAAAAGTTTAATGACCCATAGAAAAAAGGTTGAATGGATAAATTTACAAGATCCTGCGGATGTGATTGAAGAGCAAATGAAAAATAGTAACTTTACGAAGTTTCCTGCTTGCGACGGAAATCTGGATGAAGCAAACGGATATATTGCTATTAAAGATTTTTATGAAAATTTCAATTCACCAGATTTTAACATTCATTCTATTGTTAAGAAACCTATTTTTATTCCTGAAAATATGCATTCTGTAGATATTTTACAGGAATTCAGAAAAAATAAACAGCATATAGGTTTTGTTGTTGATGAATACGGTTCTTTTCAGGGTATAATTACGATTCAAGATATGATTGAAGGTATTATCGGAGATATGCCGGAAAGTGAAGAGGAAGATGATGAAATTGTTCAAAGAACTGATGGTAGTTTTCTTATAAACGGAAACACGAGTATACGAGATTTAAACTCATACTTCGATGAAACCATTATAGAAATAAATGATGATGAATATGTCACTCTAGCCGGATTTATAATTTATCAAATGGAATATATTCCTGAAATAGCAGAAAAGCTTGATTATAATGATTTTTCTTTTGAAATTGTTGATAAGGACGCAAATCGTATTGATAAAGTTTTAATGACACGAATTGAGGACAAGCCTATACCGGAAGAATAA
- a CDS encoding M1 family metallopeptidase, producing the protein MKKICFILLLTSFMLNGQLFTSIEKLTHQDTLRGSNTSFRDWWNVKKYTLSIVPDFSEQSLAGTNRIKFDIKTVSVMQLDLQEPMQIRYVLTANQDTISFRKEGNFYFLDLKKYFKNNSFNNEIIIQFSGKPHIAQNAPWDGGWIFTKDKNGLPWMTVACQGIGASLWYPCKDYLGDEPEEGMEISIVTDRNLKGIANGKFVNQFEVNFGSDRELKEIFTWKVQNPINSYNIVPYIGDYVNFKDTYQGEKGVLSLDYWVLSYNLEKAQKQFVQVKQMLQALEYWFGPYPFYEDGYKIVESPHLGMEHQSAIAYGNDYKNGYKGGDISGTGVGLKWDFIIIHESGHEWFGNNITNIDVADMWIHEAFTTYSETLFTEYHYGKELADKYVIGQRASILNDKPIIGIYGVNKEGSVDMYAKGANVIHTLRHIIDNDKIFRNILRGLNKEFYHQTVSSRQIEDYISAKSGINFSKFFDQYLRTVDIPVLEYYFKNNYIFYRWNHVVTGFSYKVKTSFGELKPSGQWKQKKISEKLKNSEFYVDDNYYIKLSKVE; encoded by the coding sequence ATGAAAAAAATCTGTTTTATTCTTTTGCTGACTTCATTCATGCTCAATGGACAACTTTTTACTTCGATTGAAAAGCTTACGCATCAAGATACGTTGAGAGGAAGTAATACATCATTCAGAGATTGGTGGAATGTGAAAAAATATACCTTAAGCATAGTACCTGATTTTTCCGAACAATCTCTAGCAGGTACCAACCGGATTAAATTTGATATAAAAACAGTATCCGTTATGCAACTAGATTTGCAGGAGCCTATGCAAATTAGATATGTACTCACAGCTAATCAAGATACGATTTCTTTCAGAAAAGAAGGGAATTTTTATTTTTTAGATTTAAAAAAGTATTTTAAGAACAATTCTTTCAATAATGAAATAATTATACAATTTAGTGGAAAACCACATATAGCACAAAATGCTCCCTGGGATGGAGGGTGGATTTTTACTAAAGATAAGAATGGTCTCCCTTGGATGACAGTCGCTTGTCAGGGGATAGGAGCCAGTTTATGGTATCCATGTAAAGATTATCTTGGAGATGAACCGGAGGAAGGAATGGAAATTTCAATTGTTACTGATCGTAATTTGAAAGGAATAGCCAATGGTAAATTTGTAAATCAGTTTGAAGTTAATTTTGGTTCAGATAGGGAGCTAAAAGAAATTTTTACATGGAAAGTTCAAAATCCTATTAATTCCTATAATATAGTACCTTATATAGGAGATTACGTGAATTTTAAAGACACATATCAAGGAGAAAAGGGTGTATTGAGCTTAGATTATTGGGTATTATCCTATAATTTGGAAAAAGCACAAAAACAATTTGTTCAGGTTAAGCAAATGCTTCAGGCATTAGAATATTGGTTTGGACCGTATCCTTTTTATGAAGATGGATATAAAATTGTTGAGTCTCCACATTTAGGAATGGAGCATCAGAGCGCAATAGCTTATGGCAATGATTATAAAAACGGTTACAAAGGAGGGGACATAAGTGGTACAGGAGTAGGTTTAAAATGGGATTTTATAATTATACATGAATCTGGACATGAATGGTTTGGTAATAATATAACTAATATTGATGTGGCAGATATGTGGATACATGAAGCCTTTACAACCTATTCAGAAACACTTTTTACTGAGTATCATTATGGTAAAGAATTGGCTGATAAATATGTAATAGGACAAAGAGCCTCAATACTCAATGACAAACCTATCATAGGTATTTACGGGGTTAATAAAGAAGGGAGTGTTGATATGTATGCAAAGGGCGCTAATGTCATACATACACTAAGGCATATAATAGACAATGATAAAATTTTCAGAAATATTCTTAGAGGACTAAATAAAGAGTTTTATCATCAGACTGTTTCATCCAGACAGATTGAAGATTATATATCTGCAAAATCAGGAATAAATTTTTCAAAATTTTTTGATCAATATCTGAGAACAGTAGATATTCCGGTTTTAGAGTATTATTTTAAAAATAATTATATATTCTATCGATGGAATCATGTCGTTACCGGATTTTCTTATAAAGTAAAAACATCTTTTGGAGAGTTAAAACCTTCAGGACAATGGAAGCAAAAGAAAATATCTGAAAAATTGAAAAATTCCGAATTTTATGTAGATGATAACTATTACATAAAATTAAGTAAGGTAGAATAA
- a CDS encoding threonine aldolase family protein, translating to MSLIYSFANDYSEGCHPSILENLTVSNYQQFSGYGEDPYTLESSEIIRNKINNSKADVHLIAGGTLTNLLVLGAILKPFESVISAESGHINTHEAGAIEATGHKIETVLTTDGKLSPELILPVLNKFPPYHTVKPKVVYISNSTELGTIYKKNELIKLYEFCLENNLLLYLDGARLASGMAASSNDLTLEDIAKYTDIFYLGATKCGGLIGEALIITHNDLKTDFKYHIKQRGAMLAKGRLLGIQFYSLLKDDLIFKIAHHSNLMAVKLTSAFKDKNFSFLTESHTNQIFPILPNSLINKLQNKFNFFIWQPLNTDKSVIRLITSWATSEKAVDEFINEISDFKL from the coding sequence ATGTCGTTAATCTATAGTTTTGCAAATGATTATAGTGAAGGTTGCCATCCTTCAATACTTGAAAATTTAACCGTAAGTAATTATCAACAATTTAGTGGATATGGTGAGGATCCTTATACCTTAGAATCTTCAGAAATAATCAGAAACAAAATAAACAATTCCAAAGCTGATGTTCATTTAATAGCTGGTGGAACCTTGACAAACTTACTAGTACTTGGCGCAATATTAAAACCTTTTGAATCTGTTATATCAGCTGAATCCGGACATATTAACACTCATGAAGCAGGAGCCATTGAAGCCACAGGGCACAAAATTGAAACTGTACTTACAACTGATGGTAAACTTTCTCCGGAACTTATCCTTCCGGTATTAAATAAATTTCCTCCTTATCATACGGTAAAACCTAAAGTTGTTTATATTTCTAATTCTACTGAACTGGGTACTATATACAAAAAGAATGAACTTATTAAGCTTTATGAATTCTGCCTTGAAAACAATTTATTGCTTTATTTGGATGGTGCCAGACTTGCTTCAGGGATGGCTGCTTCTTCGAATGACTTAACCCTTGAAGATATAGCAAAATATACTGACATTTTTTACCTGGGAGCCACTAAATGCGGAGGGCTTATTGGGGAAGCACTCATAATTACTCACAACGATTTAAAAACAGATTTTAAATATCATATTAAACAAAGAGGTGCTATGCTAGCTAAGGGAAGATTATTGGGTATTCAGTTTTATTCTTTGCTTAAAGATGACTTAATATTTAAAATTGCTCATCATTCAAACCTGATGGCAGTAAAACTTACCTCTGCTTTTAAAGACAAGAATTTTTCTTTTTTAACAGAATCGCACACCAATCAGATTTTCCCTATTTTACCTAACTCATTAATCAACAAACTTCAAAATAAATTCAATTTTTTCATTTGGCAACCTTTAAATACCGATAAATCTGTTATAAGGCTTATTACATCATGGGCTACTTCTGAAAAAGCAGTTGATGAATTTATAAATGAAATTTCTGATTTTAAATTATAA